One window of Quercus robur chromosome 5, dhQueRobu3.1, whole genome shotgun sequence genomic DNA carries:
- the LOC126727624 gene encoding uncharacterized protein LOC126727624, whose translation MGKRGGGGSGNKKSAQKLSSSNGFHNPISLREEITGKKQTKRGNSINSKSMLKLEHLQKLATWASGEAAIPSLGALFGQRLAAVTEATGAPPNHSLFCCERCETILQPGFNCTVRIEKNRAKARHRRKKTNGFTQNNVVYKCYFCSHWNLRRGTLEGHMKEICPSKAKTSLKSEPAKSRLQKCTSLEKITRGKDDTYKTNEIASPALARENPTTNGPVTPLFPATDSPMTPLVSSGSTLLEARRRKRNRSALKKPAGPENDSTPIDVEKTVSSNKRRRKSWTSLKEIAESTEYVSSRNITNLAIPLFI comes from the exons ATGGGCaagagaggaggaggaggttCCGGGAACAAGAAATCAGCGCAAAAGTTGTCATCTTCAAATGGGTTTCACAATCCAATCTCATTGAGAGAAGAGATCACTggaaaaaagcaaacaaaaagaggCAACTCTATCAATTCCAAGTCCATGTTAAAGCTCGAGCATTTGCAGAAGCTTGCAACGTGGGCCAGTGGGGAGGCCGCTATTCCTTCTTTGGGTGCTCTTTTTGGGCAACGTTTGGCTGCTGTAACGGAGGCCACGGGGGCGCCACCGAACCATTCTCTGTTTTGTTGTGAGAG ATGTGAAACAATTCTTCAGCCTGGGTTTAACTGCACTGTTCGAATAGAAAAGAATAGGGCAAAGGCAAGACATAGGCGCAAGAAAACTAATGGTTTTACACAGAACAATGTGGTGTACAAGTGTTACTTCTGTTCACATTGGAATCTAAGGAGAGGGACCCTAGAAGGACATATGAAAGAGATATGTCCCTCAAAGGCCAAAACATCTTTAAAATCAGAACCTGCAAAATCCAGGCTTCAGAAGTGCACTAGCTTGGAGAAGATCACCAGAGGCAAAGATGATACCTATAAAACAAATGAGATAGCTTCACCAGCCTTAGCCAGGGAGAATCCTACCACAAATGGTCCTGTAACTCCATTGTTCCCTGCTACAGATAGTCCTATGACTCCATTGGTGAGTAGTGGTTCTACTTTGTTGGAGGCTAGAAGGAGAAAGAGGAATCGATCAGCATTGAAGAAACCAGCTGGACCTGAAAATGATTCTACCCCAATAGATGTAGAAAAAACTGTTAGCTCAAATAAACGAAGAAGAAAATCTTGGACTAGTTTGAAGGAAATCGCTGAGAGCACTGAGTATGTTAGCAGTCGAAACATCACTAATTTAGCAATCCCTTTGTTTATATAA
- the LOC126729208 gene encoding pollen receptor-like kinase 4: MLMGARLARLMRAPTRSTFLFFIFIVMQSCMVMTSFGVSDKEILLTFKESLANTKAINNWDPNVNPCNENRGNWIGIKCHKGHVRGLQLENMGLMGNIDIDALVSSQYLRTLSFMNNTFAGSMPSFNKLTALRSVYLSFNHFNGEIPDDAFVGMKSLKKVLLANNEFTGKIPSSLAALPKILVLSLDGNKFEGQIPDFLQKSLRKFNVSNNNLEGQIPASLSNMDPNSFSGNANLCGSPLESCKKGGKKLSVFKITAIVVMVVLVAAVIIAVFFIFYFKKKSKPLERTSTLHDKNWFDISYSEGPEPVEPTVPVNTGQHKVKSEHGKLTFVRDDREKFDLEDLLRASAEILGSATFGSSYKAMIMNDQVVVVKRYKHMNIVGREEFDEHMTRLGSLSHPNLLPLVAYYYRKEEKLLISDFVVNGSLASVLHGNHYEDKPALDWPTRLRIIKGVARGLAYLYDVIPSLIIPHGHLKSSNVLLDESMDAILADYALSPVISLDLVQQIMMAYKSPEFAQHGRITKKTDIWSLGILILEILTGKFPENYLTHVHDRNADLASWVNTMIKEKLVSDVFDLEMGGAKNSKSEILKLLKIGLSCCEEDVERRLDINEVVRMIEELKEGDGDSEYISSVTNDGDNFRGM; encoded by the exons ATGTTGATGGGTGCGCGCTTGGCTAGGCTTATGCGCGCACCGACAAGATCAACATTCTTGTTCTTCATCTTTATTGTCATGCAATCTTGCATGGTAATGACATCCTTTGGGGTATCAGACAAGGAGATCCTTTTAACGTTCAAGGAGTCGTTAGCAAATACAAAAGCTATCAACAATTGGGATCCTAATGTAAACCCTTGTAATGAGAATAGAGGAAACTGGATTGGTATTAAATGTCACAAGGGACATGTTCGGGGTTTGCAGCTTGAAAACATGGGACTAATGGGTAACATAGATATTGATGCACTTGTTTCTTCGCAATATTTGAGGACGTTAAGCTTCATGAACAACACCTTTGCTGGTTCAATGCCTAGTTTCAACAAACTTACTGCATTAAGATCGGTGTACTTATCGTTTAATCATTTCAATGGAGAGATTCCGGATGATGCCTTTGTCGGTATGAAATCTTTGAAGAAAGTTTTATTGGCGAATAATGAGTTTACGGGTAAAATTCCTTCATCCCTTGCTGCCTTGCCTAAAATTTTGGTGTTGTCACTTGATGGAAACAAATTTGAAGGCCAAATACCTGATTTTCTACAGAAGAGTTTGAGGAAGTTTAATGTGTCTAACAATAATTTGGAAGGCCAAATTCCTGCCAGCTTAAGCAATATGGATCCCAATTCTTTTTCag GCAATGCTAACCTATGTGGATCACCTCTAGAATCATGCAAGAAAGGCGGGAAGAAGTTGTCAGTTTTTAAAATCACTGCTATTGTGGTAATGGTAGTTCTTGTAGCAGCAGTCATTATTGCAGTTTTCTTCATATTCTACTTTAAAAAGAAATCGAAACCATTAGAACGAACCTCAACCTTGCACGACAAAAACTGGTTTGATATTTCCTATTCAGAAGGACCAGAACCAGTGGAACCTACAGTACCAGTGAACACTGGACAACATAAGGTGAAGTCTGAACATGGGAAGTTGACATTTGTTAGGGATGACAGAGAGAAGTTTGATTTGGAAGACCTGCTTAGAGCTTCAGCAGAGATTTTAGGGAGTGCAACATTTGGGTCTTCATATAAGGCTATGATAATGAATGATCAAGTCGTGGTTGTAAAGAGGTACAAGCATATGAACATTGTGGGAAGAGAAGAGTTTGATGAGCATATGACAAGGCTGGGAAGTTTGAGTCATCCCAACTTGCTGCCTCTTGTGGCCTATTATTATAGGAAAGAAGAGAAGCTGTTGATTTCTGACTTTGTTGTGAATGGTAGCTTAGCTAGTGTCCTTCATG gCAATCATTATGAAGACAAACCAGCACTTGATTGGCCAACCCGTTTGAGAATAATCAAAGGTGTAGCTCGGGGATTGGCTTACCTCTATGATGTCATCCCTAGCCTAATTATACCCCATGGACACCTAAAATCTTCAAATGTGCTTCTAGATGAGTCCATGGATGCCATACTAGCTGATTATGCTCTATCCCCAGTTATCAGCCTTGACCTTGTTCAACAGATCATGATGGCTTACAAGTCACCCGAGTTTGCACAACATGGCCGCATAACAAAGAAGACTGACATATGGAGTTTAGGAATATTAATATTGGAGATTTTAACAGGCAAGTTCCCAGAGAACTATCTCACACATGTTCATGATAGAAATGCGGATTTAGCGAGTTGGGTTAACACAATGATTAAGGAAAAGCTGGTGAGTGATGTGTTTGATTTAGAAATGGGGGGAGCAAAGAACagcaaaagtgaaattttaaagCTTTTGAAGATTGGATTGAGTTGTTGTGAGGAGGATGTGGAGAGAAGGTTAGATATTAA
- the LOC126727626 gene encoding polygalacturonase QRT3-like encodes MYLGKYLYLPTHLSSLYLSLFLSYLVAHTKYSKKSVKMARIDMLVKLFMGFVYVNVILGYVESSYSGVTGYHVAIRRMALFKAAHIIRNGAPQPQSYSSPLVVSRSRVLHVTDYGADPTGRLDSTEALEQAISDAFGSPVDAHLMEGIADLGGTEIHLDGGTYKISRPLRLPKTSGGNFMIHGGSLHASDNFPTDRHLIELWPSSASLSYEYITLKDLMINSNFRGGGISIINSLRTIIDNCYISHFTTNGILIQDGHETYIRNSFIGQHINIGGDHREKDFSGIGINIMGNDNAVTDVVIFSASIGVMVSGQANVLTGVHCYNKATALGGTGIYVKAPGLTQTRIMNCYFDFTGIVAEDPVQLHITGSFFLGNAFVLIKSLAGVVCGVNIVDNMFSGDYTGVEIVQLEQSNVPFTNIDQVIVDRNNVRGMVLKSTVARGSVSSNGTTWTVDFSRVLLFPNLIKNVQYTLHAGATFPNHVLRNISKNCVTVESNVPVSATLHVSVDQSMVGYI; translated from the exons ATGTATCTAGGAAAATATCTATATCTCCCCACACATCTCTCCTctctatatctctctctctttctctcatatttAGTGGCACACACAAAATATAGCAAGAAAAGTGTTAAAATGGCTAGGATAGATATGTTGGTTAAGCTATTCATGGGGTTTGTGTATGTAAATGTAATTCTTGGCTACGTTGAGAGCTCTTACTCTGGTGTGACCGGCTATCACGTTGCAATACGCCGTATGGCTTTGTTTAAGGCTGCACATATCATCCGCAATGGAGCCCCTCAACCTCAGAGCTACTCATCACCACTG GTAGTATCAAGATCACGTGTTCTTCACGTGACCGATTATGGTGCTGATCCTACAGGAAGATTGGATAGCACTGAGGCACTTGAGCAAGCTATTTCTGATGCCTTTGGATCTCCAGTTGATGCCCACTTGATGGAGGGTATTGCTGATCTTGGAGGCACTGAGATTCATCTTGATGGAGGGACATACAAGATCAGCCGTCCATTACGATTACCAAAAACAAGTGGCGGTAACTTCATG ATTCATGGAGGATCACTTCACGCATCCGACAATTTCCCGACGGATCGCCATCTGATCGAGTTGTGGCCATCCTCGGCTTCTTTATCGTATGAATATATTACACTCAAGGACCTTATGATAAACTCCAATTTTAGAGGGGGTGGTATTTCCATAATTAATTCACTAAGAACCATCATAGACAATTGTTACATTTCACATTTCACCACAAATGGTATACTAATCCAAGATGGGCATGAGACCTACATTAGAAATTCTTTCATTGGTCAACACATTAACATCGGTGGTGACCACCGTGAGAAGGACTTTTCCGGCATCGGAATTAACATCATGGGCAATGACAATGCGGTCACAGATGTGGTCATTTTCTCAGCATCAATAGGAGTTATGGTATCAGGGCAGGCCAATGTGCTCACTGGGGTACATTGTTATAACAAGGCCACTGCATTAGGTGGGACTGGCATTTATGTTAAGGCACCCGGTTTGACCCAAACCCGAATTATGAATTGTTACTTTGATTTCACTGGTATTGTGGCTGAGGATCCGGTCCAGCTCCACATAACCGGGTCATTCTTCCTTGGGAATGCCTTTGTTTTGATCAAGTCCTTAGCAGGAGTTGTGTGTGGTGTGAACATTGTTGATAACATGTTCTCTGGTGATTATACAGGGGTTGAAATTGTTCAATTAGAGCAATCAAATGTGCCATTCACAAATATTGATCAAGTAATTGTTGATCGAAACAATGTCCGGGGCATGGTACTCAAATCAACGGTAGCAAGAGGTTCAGTATCGAGTAATGGGACGACATGGACCGTCGATTTTTCAAGGGTCCTATTGTTCCCTAACCTAATAAAAAATGTGCAATACACATTGCATGCAGGTGCTACATTTCCTAATCATGTGTTACGGAATATATCGAAGAATTGTGTCACGGTCGAGTCGAACGTGCCTGTATCGGCAACATTGCATGTATCAGTGGATCAAAGCATGGTTGGGTACATATGA
- the LOC126727625 gene encoding PRA1 family protein F3-like: protein MARERGSLVHPFSSFTRPDTLGEATARFKRNLGHFRVNYTFIALLILFLSLLWHPISMIVFLAIFVAWSFLYFLRDRPLLLFHITVDDRIVLALLFIIIIIFDPNAKHHPNATQSPPKFDPHAGNPRPPRLHHSFSDQASTPLPPFR, encoded by the coding sequence AtggcgagagagagagggtcGCTCGTCCACCCATTCTCCTCCTTCACGCGCCCTGACACACTCGGCGAAGCCACCGCTCGCTTCAAGCGCAACCTCGGTCACTTCCGCGTGAACTACACGTTCATCGCGCTCCTCATCCTCTTCCTCAGCCTCCTCTGGCACCCGATCTCCATGATCGTCTTCCTCGCCATCTTCGTCGCCTGGTCTTTCCTCTACTTCCTCCGCGACCGTCCACTCCTCCTCTTCCACATCACCGTCGACGACCGCATCGTCTTGGCCTtgctcttcatcatcatcatcatcttcgaCCCAAACGCCAAACACCACCCAAACGCCACCCAATCGCCACCCAAATTCGACCCTCACGCCGGAAACCCACGACCTCCACGCCTCCACCACAGCTTTTCTGATCAAGCCTCCACGCCGTTGCCTCCATTCCGTTGA
- the LOC126727622 gene encoding pentatricopeptide repeat-containing protein At3g02330, mitochondrial has protein sequence MRLFCFLSSPLYKTVPFSSFTTVVPNQTTPTRWKTFSHIFQQCSHQRALSPGKQAHARMIVTGFQPTVFVTNCLMQMYVKCGSLEYADHVFDRMCQRDIVSWNTVIFGYVGCGKMGFAQSVFDSMPERDVVSWNSLISGYLQNDDYCEAVDVFVNMLKMGTVFDHTTLAVVLKACSLMEDVDLGIQIHGNAVQRGFNNDVVTGSALVDMYAKCKKLDDSIRVFHEMPEKNWVSWSAVIAGCVQNDQFIKGLELFKKMQMAGAIVSQSIYASVFRSCAGLSAFRLGMQLHGHALKANFGSDVIVGTATLDMYAKCDSMPDAQKVFNSLTNRSLQSYNAIIVGYTRSDQGFRALELFLLLHKSGLGFDEISLSGAFKACAVIKSHLEGLQLHGLAVKSSLRSNICVANAMLDMYGKCGSLFEACFVFDEMGRRDAVSWNAIIAAHEQNENREETLSLYLSMLRSRMEPDDFTYGSVLKACASQQALNCGMEIHNRIIKSGMGLNVFVASALVDMYCKCGMMEEAEKIHDRTEEPTMVSWNAIISGFSLQYQSESAQRFFSQMLERGVNPDNFTYATVIDTCANLATIGLGKQIHAQTIKLQLQSDVYITSTLVDMYSKCGVMQDSQLMFMKALRRDPVTWNAMICGYAYYGLGEEALTTFENMQLENVKPNHTTFVSVLRACGHIGHVEKGLRYFHSMLSDYGLDPHLEHYSCMVDILGRSGKVNEALKLIQEMPFEADDIIWRNLLSICMMHGNVEVAEKAANSLLHLDPQDSSAYILLSNIYAHAGMWGEVSEMRKIMKYNKLKKEPGCSWIEVKDEVHTFLVCDKAHPRCKDIYEKLGVLINEMKWDGYVPDIDFVLDEGIEELDEQEELRSCVYIM, from the coding sequence ATGAGGCTCTTCTGTTTCTTGTCATCGCCTCTATACAAAACTGTAcctttttcttcatttactACTGTTGTGCCAAACCAAACAACACCCACAAGGTGGAAAACCTTTTCCCACATTTTCCAACAATGCTCACACCAACGAGCTCTGAGTCCAGGCAAACAAGCCCATGCTCGCATGATTGTAACTGGGTTTCAGCCCACTGTCTTTGTTACCAACTGTTTAATGCAGATGTATGTGAAATGCGGTAGCTTGGAATATGCTGACCATGTGTTTGATAGAATGTGTCAACGAGACATAGTGTCTTGGAACACTGTGATTTTCGGGTATGTGGGATGTGGGAAGATGGGGTTTGCACAGTCAGTTTTTGACTCAATGCCTGAGAGGGATGTGGTGTCATGGAATTCGCTGATTTCAGGGTACTTGCAGAACGATGATTATTGTGAAGCTGTTGATGTTTTTGTTAATATGCTGAAAATGGGAACAGTGTTTGATCATACTACGTTGGCTGTTGTTTTAAAAGCATGTTCTTTAATGGAAGACGTTGACTTGGGTATTCAGATACATGGAAATGCAGTGCAGAGAGGTTTCAATAACGATGTGGTAACAGGAAGTGCTCTTGTTGATATGTATGCTAAATGTAAGAAATTAGATGACTCTATTCGGGTTTTCCACGAAATGCCTGAAAAGAATTGGGTTTCTTGGAGCGCTGTTATTGCGGGTTGTGTTCAGAATGATCAGTTCATTAAGGGCTTAGAACTGTTCAAGAAGATGCAGATGGCAGGAGCAATTGTTAGTCAATCTATTTATGCTAGTGTTTTCAGGTCCTGTGCAGGCTTATCTGCATTTAGGTTAGGCATGCAGTTGCACGGACATGCTTTAAAGGCCAACTTTGGATCTGATGTCATTGTGGGAACTGCCACTCTAGATATGTATGCAAAATGTGACAGCATGCCTGACGCTCAAAAGGTATTTAACTCATTGACAAACCGTAGTTTGCAATCTTACAATGCCATTATTGTTGGGTATACTCGAAGTGATCAAGGTTTTAGAGCTCTGGAGCTATTTCTGCTTTTACATAAATCTGGCCTTGGTTTTGATGAAATAAGTCTATCTGGTGCATTTAAGGCATGTGCAGTGATCAAAAGCCACTTGGAGGGACTTCAACTACATGGATTAGCAGTCAAGAGTAGTTTGAGGTCAAATATTTGTGTGGCAAATGCCATGTTGGACATGTATGGTAAATGTGGATCTCTGTTTGAAGcttgttttgtgtttgatgAGATGGGAAGAAGAGATGCTGTATCTTGGAATGCAATTATTGCAGCTCATGAGCAAAATGAAAACAGAGAGGAAACACTTTCACTATATCTTTCGATGCTTCGATCAAGAATGGAACCTGATGATTTCACCTATGGCAGTGTTTTAAAAGCTTGTGCAAGTCAGCAAGCTTTAAACTGTGGCATGGAGATCCATAACAGAATTATCAAATCTGGAATGGGGTTGAATGTGTTTGTTGCAAGTGCCCTTGTGGATATGTACTGCAAGTGTGGTATGATGGAAGAGGCAGAAAAGATCCATGACAGAACAGAAGAGCCTACTATGGTTTCATGGAATGCCATAATTTCTGGATTTTCACTACAATATCAAAGTGAGAGTGCTCAGAGATTTTTCTCTCAGATGTTAGAGAGGGGTGTAAACCCCGATAACTTCACTTATGCAACAGTTATTGATACCTGTGCTAATTTGGCTACCATTGGACTTGGGAAGCAAATCCATGCTCAAACTATTAAGCTGCAATTGCAGTCAGACGTGTATATAACCAGCACTCTTGTTGATATGTACTCAAAATGTGGAGTCATGCAAGACTCCCAACTAATGTTTATGAAAGCACTTAGGCGAGATCCCGTGACATGGAATGCCATGATCTGTGGCTATGCTTACTATGGTCTTGGAGAAGAGGCCCTAACAACTTTTGAGAATATGCAGCTTGAAAATGTGAAACCAAACCATACCACTTTTGTTTCAGTTCTCCGTGCCTGTGGGCACATTGGGCATGTTGAGAAGGGGTTGCGATACTTCCATTCTATGCTAAGCGACTATGGTTTAGATCCTCATTTGGAGCATTATTCATGTATGGTGGATATATTAGGCAGGTCTGGCAAAGTTAATGAGGCTTTGAAGCTTATTCAAGAGATGCCTTTTGAAGCTGATGATATTATATGGAGAAATCTTCTTAGTATTTGCATGATGCATGGGAATGTAGAGGTGGCAGAAAAAGCAGCCAATTCTCTCCTGCACTTAGACCCTCAAGACTCTTCTGCTTATATCCTTCTATCAAATATCTATGCTCATGCAGGTATGTGGGGTGAAGTTTCAGAGATGAGAAAAATAATGAAGTACAATAAGTTGAAAAAGGAACCGGGTTGCAGTTGGATTGAGGTAAAAGATGAGGTTCACACCTTTCTTGTGTGTGACAAGGCTCATCCTAGATGCAAAGATATATATGAGAAGCTTGGTGTGCTAATTAATGAGATGAAGTGGGATGGGTATGTTCCAGATATTGATTTTGTGCTTGATGAGGGAATTGAAGAACTTGATGAGCAAGAAGAGCTTAGATCTTGCGTGTATATTATGTAG